A single genomic interval of Cucumis sativus cultivar 9930 chromosome 5, Cucumber_9930_V3, whole genome shotgun sequence harbors:
- the LOC101221226 gene encoding purple acid phosphatase 17 encodes MAATAAASNHRVALPILCLLIALSGILLTRAELPRFAHPSKDDGSLSLLVLGDWGRNGDYNQSEVAFQMGIIGEKLEVDFVISTGDNFYDRGLKGTEDPEFEESFSKIYTAPSLQKEWYSVLGNHDYRGDVEAQLSPILKKMDNRWICLRSFIVDTEIVEFFFVDTTPFVDKYFNDPEDEIYDWKAILPRRKYLSNLLKEFDSALKDSNAKWKIVVGHHTLKSAGSHGDTQELHHQLLPILEENKVDFYLNGHDHCLQHISSTNSPLQYFTSGGGSKAWRGDINWMDPKELKFYYDGQGFMSLQINPSQANFTFFDIFGNILHQWSSTKPLLHSTI; translated from the exons ATGGCCGCCACAGCCGCCGCTTCCAACCACCGTGTCGCACTTCCAATTCTCTGCCTTCTTATTGCCTTGAGTGGCATCCTTCTTACCCGTGCCGAGCTCCCACGATTCGCCCATCCCTCCAAAGACGACGGCTCTCTCAGCCTTCTCGTCCTCGGAGACTGGGGACGAAACGGAGATTACAACCAATCAGAAGTTGCCTTTCAG ATGGGAATCATTGGCGAAAAACTGGAGGtagattttgtaatttcaacTGGCGATAATTTTTATGATAGAGGACTAAAGGGTACCGAAGATCCCGAATTTGAAGAgtcattttccaaaatatatacTGCACCAAGCTTGCAAAAGGAGTGGTATAGTG TTTTGGGGAATCATGATTATAGAGGAGATGTTGAGGCCCAACTTAgtccaattttgaaaaaaatggacaacAGATGGATTTGTTTGAGATCTTTTATAGTTGATAcag AAATTGTGGAGTTTTTCTTTGTGGACACAACCCCCTTTGTGGATAAGTATTTTAATGATCCTGAAGATGAGATTTATGATTGGAAGGCTATTTTACCAAGACGAAAATACCTTTCTAACCTTCTCAAG GAATTCGACTCAGCATTAAAGGATTCAAAtgcaaaatggaaaatagttGTGGGACATCACACTTTGAAAAGTGCTGGGAGTCACGGTGATACTCAAGAACTACATCACCAACTTCTTCCCATTCTTGag GAAAATAAAGTGGATTTCTATCTAAATGGACATGACCATTGCTTACAGCATATAAGCAGCACAAACAG CCCACTTCAATATTTTACAAGTGGAGGAGGGTCAAAGGCATGGAGGGGAGACATAAATTGGATGGATCCAAAAGAGTTGAAGTTTTATTATGATGGGCAAGGTTTCATGTCATTACAAATCAATCCTTCACAAGCAAACTTTACATTCTTTGACATATTTGGCAATATTTTGCACCAATGGTCTTCCACCAAGCCACTTCTTCATTCTACCATTTGA
- the LOC101208398 gene encoding uncharacterized protein LOC101208398 — MGLGILRSIIRPLTRISRSHPFSSPTAFPSAFTFSKPGFHLPSTGSVRTGDPWFPIANHFHSLTETRLPKRRPSYKPRRKRASLRPPGPYAWVPYTPGQPILPNQPNEGSVKRRNEKKRIRLHRAFIMSERKKRKAQVQEANKKKLVMRVERKMAAVARERAWAVRLAELQKLEEEKKKSME, encoded by the exons ATGGGCCTCGGAATCCTCAGATCCATTATTCGACCCCTAACGAGGATCTCGCGATCACACCCTTTCTCTTCCCCGACAGCATTTCCATCAGCCTTCACTTTCTCTAAACCAGGGTTTCACCTCCCTTCTACGGGTTCGGTCAGAACTGGAGATCCTTGGTTCCCAATTGCCAACCATTTTCACAGTTTGACCGAGACTCGGCTTCCCAAGAGACGACCCAGTTATAAACCTCGTCGCAAAAGGGCGAGCTTGAGACCCCCTG GGCCATACGCTTGGGTACCATATACCCCTGGCCAACCAATTCTTCCTAATCAACCTAATGAAGGAAGTgtgaagagaagaaatgagaagaaaCGCATTAGGTTGCACCGTGCATTCATTATG tctgaaagaaagaaaaggaaagctCAAGTTCAAGAGgcaaataagaagaaactTGTCATGAGGGTGGAACGAAAAATGGCTGCAGTAGCAAGAGAAAGAGCATGGGCTGTAAGATTAGCCGAACTTCAAAAgcttgaagaagagaagaaaaaatccaTGGAATAG